A genomic region of Arachis stenosperma cultivar V10309 chromosome 9, arast.V10309.gnm1.PFL2, whole genome shotgun sequence contains the following coding sequences:
- the LOC130948798 gene encoding uncharacterized protein LOC130948798 yields the protein MIHCPCPLCGFRCYQTREDAYDHLLMKPFPPNYTFWLHHGEKIVDEGSSAREELEPNVNLGDQMRDMVQDAFNFTGLQSDDEDSMNGHVGDVAEGLPYLSDEPSCEARAFHDLLEDGEQALYPGCSKFSKLSFLVRLYHIKCMCGVSDKAFGLILELLGDAFEHARIPKTLHDAKRIIRKLGIGYKKIDACPNDCMLYQGTDQDLSRCKRCGASRWKQKTRKNSLVRINTVVKKNGKPLPAKILRYFPLIPRLQRLFMSSKTSVDMLWHKRGTNSDGSLRHPRDGEGWKAFDRRYTNFSGDPRNVRLALASDGFNPYGNLSSKYSIWPVILIPYNLPPWICMKQTNFILSMIIPGPKMPGNDIDVYLQPLIDELKELWAGVDTYDASEKKMFKMRAALMWTISDFPGLGNLSGWNTYGGRACPTCNLDAETIRLTFSQKWCYMGHRRFLNRDHKYRQDRSRFDGKVDDRSPPTKLTGRDVLRQLEGVPVSQGKVQAVAGKRRRGQQTVVQDESPWKKRSVFFDLPYWENNELRHNLDVMHIEKNVCDNIVFTMLNESGKSKDHLKARKDLQLMGIRHDMWPVEGGKYPAAVFTMRNPEKDVFLRTIKNVVFPDGYSSNISRCVDLKQRKLFGLKSHDCHILMEHLLPIASKHVLPTPVSAILAELSAFFRIICSKSIDPQQLPLLQDRVVHTLCHMEMIFPPSFFTVMVHLTVHLVEEVRLGGPVHYR from the coding sequence CGGTGAGAAGATCGTAGACGAGGGATCCAGCGCTAGGGAAGAACTAGAACCTAATGTAAATTTAGGAGATCAAATGCGGGACATGGTCCAGGACGCATTCAACTTCACGGGACTGCAGAGTGACGATGAAGACTCGATGAATGGGCATGTCGGAGACGTTGCGGAGGGGTTGCCGTACTTATCTGATGAACCTAGCTGCGAGGCTCGTGCCTTTCACGACTTGCTTGAGGACGGCGAGCAGGCATTATATCCGGGATGCTCAAAATTCTCGAAGCTGTCTTTCTTGGTTAGGCTGTACCATATAAAGTGCATGTGCGGAGTGAGCGACAAGGCTTTCGGATTGATTCTAGAGCTACTGGGGGATGCCTTTGAGCATGCAAGGATTCCGAAGACCTTGCACGATGCCAAGAGGATCATAAGGAAGCTCGGCATTGGGTACAAGAAGATAGATGCATGTCCAAATGACTGCATGCTATACCAGGGTACAGACCAAGACTTGTCTAGATGCAAACGGTGTGGGGCATCCAGGTGGAAGCAAAAGACCAGGAAGAATTCTTTAGTCAGAATCAACACCGTTGTCAAGAAGAATGGGAAACCTCTACCGGCGAAGATTCTCCGTTACTTTCCTCTAATTCCACGGTTGCAGCGATTATTCATGTCCAGCAAGACATCCGTTGACATGTTGTGGCACAAGAGAGGAACCAACTCTGACGGTTCCTTGAGGCATCCCAGGGACGGCGAGGGTTGGAAAGCATTTGACAGGAGATATACTAACTTTTCTGGCGATCCGCGCAATGTTCGCTTAGCCCTGGCTAGTGATGGCTTCAATCCTTATGGAAACCTCAGTTCAAAATATTCAATATGGCCAGTGATTCTTATACCGTACAACCTACCCCCTTGGATTTGCATGAAACAAACCAACTTTATTCTCTCTATGATTATTCCCGGTCCTAAAATGCCTGGCAATGACATAGATGTCTATCTACAGCCCCTGATCGATGAGCTGAAGGAGTTGTGGGCTGGTGTTGATACCTACGACGCGAGTGAGAAGAAAATGTTCAAGATGCGAGCTGCATTGATGTGGACTATCAGTGATTTTCCTGGCTTGGGCAATTTATCTGGCTGGAATACTTACGGCGGGAGAGCTTGCCCCACGTGTAATTTGGATGCCGAGACTATACGACTCACCTTCAGTCAGAAATGGTGTTATATGGGTCATCGTCGCTTCTTGAATCGCGATCACAAATATAGACAGGACCGGAGTAGATTTGATGGCAAGGTAGATGATAGATCCCCACCTACCAAATTGACTGGTAGGGATGTCTTGAGACAACTGGAGGGTGTTCCTGTCTCACAAGGCAAGGTGCAAGCGGTTGCTGGTAAAAGAAGGCGTGGACAGCAGACCGTGGTGCAAGACGAGTCTCCATGGAAAAAGAGGAGTGTATTCTTTGATTTGCCGTACTGGGAGAACAACGAGTTACGTCACAACCTTGATGTGATGCACATAGAGAAGAATGTATGCGACAACATTGTTTTCACCATGTTGAACGAGAGCGGTAAGTCCAAAGACCACCTAAAAGCTCGAAAAGATCTCCAATTGATGGGCATCCGACATGATATGTGGCCAGTTGAAGGTGGAAAGTATCCCGCTGCAGTCTTTACCATGCGGAATCCAGAGAAGGATGTCTTTCTTAGGACAATTAAGAATGTGGTCTTTCCAGATGGGTACTCTAGTAACATCTCTCGCTGCGTTGATTTAAAACAGCGCAAGTTATTCGGCTTGAAGAGTCATGACTGTCATATTCTAATGGAACATCTACTGCCAATTGCGTCAAAACACGTGTTACCCACCCCAGTGTCTGCCATCTTGGCTGAGTTATCAGCCTTTTTTCGAATAATATGCAGTAAATCCATAGATCCTCAACAACTTCCTCTCCTTCAGGATCGTGTAGTCCATACCTTGTGCCACATGGAGATGATATTTCCACCTTCCTTCTTCACAGTTATGGTTCATCTAACGGTGCATTTGGTCGAGGAGGTCCGTCTCGGTGGCCCAGTGCATTACCGGTAG